The following coding sequences are from one Nicotiana tomentosiformis chromosome 3, ASM39032v3, whole genome shotgun sequence window:
- the LOC117281448 gene encoding uncharacterized protein has translation MLSIEKGRDPTPSELYFHVHTHGHDEKSFVSERSRIVLENYQQILQQQTQTQSDIDQSLAFYQAAGGKKKRRIYGLGYQAKYFYGPNLRASSGSDASLSTPPLNAQSSSMANLDELVMRLIPALTDHMVHVLTDHMLHVLADRVRGLISSPSHMPDNLTHHPSVVSPPIPPPTTNINEVHVSFSDDDLHSPVSQ, from the exons ATGTTG tcTATTGAAAAGGGTCGAGATCCAACACCAAGTGAGCTATATTTTCACGTCCATACACATGGTCATGATGAAAAATCTTTTGTTAGTGAGCGATCACGAATTGTACTT GAAAATTATCAACAAATATTACAACAACAAACACAAACTCAATCTGATATTGATCAATCTCTAGCATTTTATCAAGCCGCGGGagggaaaaagaagagaagaatatATGGTCTTGGATATCAAGCAAAATATTTCTATGGGCCTAATCTTCGTGCCTCTTCTGGATCTGATGCTTCATTATCAACACCACCTCTGAATGCTCAGTCATCATCGATGGCGAATTTGGATGAGTTAGTGATGCGATTGATTCCTGCCTTGACTGATCATATGGTTCATGTACTGACTGATCACATGCTTCATGTGTTGGCTGATCGAGTAAGAGGATTGATTTCTTCaccctcacatatgccagataaTCTTACCCATCACCCATCAGTTGTGTCACCTCCAATTCCTCCTCCTACTACTAATATTAACGAGGTTCATGTATCGTTTTCTGATGATGACCTTCACTCCCCAGTCTCTCAGTAG
- the LOC138908032 gene encoding uncharacterized mitochondrial protein AtMg00810-like gives MEAATQVVKYVKGTVGQGLFMPAKENKKLVAYCDSDWGSCVETRKSITGYIVKFGGALISWKSKKQSTISRSSAEKDFRSMAATVAEVTWLVGLFGELGVTMNTYV, from the coding sequence ATGGAAGCAGCTACACAAGTGGTCAAGTATGTCAAGGGGACTGTAGGACAGGGATTGTTTATGCcagcaaaagaaaataagaaactaGTTGCCTACTGTGATTCAGATTGGGGCTCATGTGTGGAGACAAGGAAGTCTATCACTGGCTATATAGTTAAGTTTGGTGGAGCTTTAATCTCTTGGAAATCCAAGAAACAAAGCACAATTTCTAGGAGTTCTGCTGAAAAAGACTTCAGAAGCATGGCAGCTACTGTTGCTGAAGTCACTTGGCTAGTTGGTTTGTTTGGAGAGCTAGGAGTTACAATGAACACTTATGTATAG